The Armatimonadota bacterium genome includes the window ATGCGGTTGGCGTACTGTTTGGCGAGGATGTTGGAGGCGTAACGCCCGATGCACTTGACCCTGGGGTCCAAAGAGTCTGCGGGGATCACGCGTATTGGCGACGTCATGACGGTGATGCCCTTATCGAACAGCTCGGGCGGATAGAGGCTGAGCGTGTTGATCATCACCATCACGTTGGCTTTCTGCTCGATGTGCTTGGGGTCGAGGCCGAGCCCCGTGCCGCGCGTCACGTTGAGCCGGATGTAGCCGTCGGGAAGGTCGGCTTGCTTGCAGACGTCGAGCACGATCTCGCGAAGCTGGACCTTGGGATACGGCATGTTGAAGCCCATGTAGGCAATGCCGTGGTACAGGCGGTCAAGGTGCTCGTCGAACTTGAAGATCTTGCGGCTGTAGAACCGAATCCCTTCAAAGAGGCCGTCGCCATAAAGGTGGGCGTGGTCCGCCGCGCTGACTGTGGCGGATTCAAGGGGCGAGACGGTGCCATTGAGCCAGACGATTTTCGGCATGATTGGATATTACCGGTACTATTTCGGCAAATGCTCCCAATCCTGTTCGCCGGTTTGATCCTTGGAATGCCCTCCAAACAGGAGGCAAGCGTCGTAGACATCGCGCCCTCGATTGCCAGGGCAAAGGAGCCCCAAGGCGCGTTTCTCGCGGACGGGAGGCTTGCTGTGACGTTCGCCAGCCCGGAGGGGCTCTGGTTCACCGTTCAGTCTGCTGGGAAGTCCGGATTCGATTCCCCTGTGCTCATCAAGAAGGAGTCGAGGATGATGGCTGGGATGCGGCGCGGGCCCCGGATCGCAACGGCCGGCAAGGACCTCGTGATCACTGCGACCTTTCCCAACCCGGCGGGCGGCGAGGACCTCTGTGCCTTCCGAAGCGCCGACCAAGGGAAGACATGGCAAGGGCCGTTTCGCGTGAACGACGTGCCAGGCTGCACGCCCGAAGGATTGCATGGGATGTCCAGCCTCTCTGGTGGCAGGGTTGCCTGTGTCTGGCTAGACAACCGCAACAAGACGACCGAGCTCTACTATTCCGAGTCTGCGAACGCCGGCAGGACTTGGAGCAAGAACCGCTTGCTTTACGCCTCACCTGATGGGACCATCTGCGAGTGCTGCCACCCCTCGATTTCGGCGAGCGGAGACGGTGCGCTGGCCATGTTCCGCAACTGGCTCGGCGGCAACCGGGACATGTACGCGCTCGAGGTGCCGCGATCTCCTGCGGGCCCAGTCAAAGCAAGCAAGCTTGGAGTTGGTTCGTGGCCCCTTAAAGCCTGCCCCATGGACGGAGGGGCTATCGCCCGGGTCGGAGCCAGGCAGGTCTCTATCTGGAGGCGTGAGGGGACCGTGTACTTGGCCGGATCGGGAGCTTCTGAAGTCACGCTAGGTCCCGGTTTCCAGCCCTGGATCGCCTCACACGAAGGTGTGGCCTGGGCGGTGTGGATCGAGCGCCGCAATGGGCCGCTGTTTCTGCAAGGGATTTCGGCGCAAGGGCACCCGTTGGGCATAAGGCGGCACCTTGCCAACTCGGCGGACGACCCGATGGCCGTGGTGTCGCCCAAAGGAAGGCTCGCCGTGCTGTGGAACGAGGCCACGGGCCCTAAGGCCGTGATTCACGACGCCAAGAGCCAGAGCACGATGCGGACCCCGCAACCGTAGAAATAGATATGGAGAACACGTTTACGCTCAAGATCGGCGCTTCAGCTCCAGATTTCTCGCTCCCGGCGACTGATGGCCGCACTTACAGTCTTGGAGATTTTGCGGGCGCCGCAGTGCTTGTCGTGTTTTTCACGTGCAACCACTGCCCTTACGTTCTTGGAAGTGACGAAGACACGAGGCGGATCGCAGAGAAATATGGGGTGAGCGGTGTGCGGTTTGTGGCGATCAACTCCAACAGCAGGAACACCTATGCCCAGGACAGCTTTGAGGGCATGGTGGAGCGGATGAGAGAACAGGACTTCCCGTGGCCGTACCTTCGCGACGAGTCACAAGATGTCGCGCGCCGCTACGGCGCCCTTCGAACGCCCCACTTCTTTGTGTTCGACGATTCGCGGAAGCTGGTCTACACGGGAAGAGCCATCGACAACCCACGGGACCACACGCAGGCGACGGTTCACGACTTGGAGCGGGCGCTCGACCAGTTGCTGGAAGCGAAACCCATATCGGTTCCGTTGACGAACCCGATCGGATGTAACGTGAAGTGGGACGGCAAAGAGGCGCATTGGATGCCGGCAGAGGCCTGCGATCTAGTGGAAGTCCGGTAGCGGCCTGTCTCCACCCCTCCCGACTTCGTTCCCCTCGCATTGCCCGGCGAGATCTGCGACAATCCCCTCCTTCCCAACAAGCCGGGACTCGGAAGCGTTTACGAACCAAAACGAGGAGGGGGCTCAGTTGTCACTGCGAGCAGGTGGAAGTCTGCGAATTGATGGTGAGGTACTTAGGTACCTGTTAATTTTACCTGGTTCTCTTGGGATTAGTCACAGGCCGCGCCGCATCAGTCAATCCTCTGATGAGCGTGCAAGTTTGTACGCGAAAAGGAGTATTGATATGTTCAAGCGATCTTTGCTGACGATGGCTGTCAGCACTCTGGCGCTGGCTAGCTACGCTGCAGTTATCAGGGCGCCAACGGGAGTCCACACGAACACGTTGGGCGAACCGTACAGCCCGCTTTCCTACACTTTCGATCAGAGCGGCCTCTCACTGGGATATACCCCGGGTGTTACCGACTTTGACGCCTACATGGGAATGTCACCGGTCCACACCTATGTCTTTGCAGGATACGAGTGGTTTGGACCGATGGGAACCTACCCGGGCCTCATCGTCTATGATCTTGGCGCATCCTATCTGGTGGATCGCGTGGCACTCTGGAACGAGGAATCCGGCGGTATTGCCGAACTTGGATTGTTCACTGCCAACCTGTTCGATCTGTCGGACTCGATGGCAGGCGGCGTTCATTATCCGACCGACCACACGACAGCTTCCTCAACATACGGAGCAGACGTGTTCACGCTGGCGGGCGGAGCACGCATGGCGCGCTACATCGGCTTCGAGATGTCCGGGCCAAACTTGCCGGCGGAGTTTGATTCGCTCTCGATCGGCGAAGTTGCCGTCTCGGTCGTTCCCGAGCCGGCAAGCATGGCCTTCCTGGCCATTGGCGTTGCTGGGCTTGCGCTTCGAAAGCGGCGATAAGCAGCTGATTGTCGTCATCGGGCGGTCCTTCACCCACTCGTGAAGGACCGCCTTTTGGTTCGCGGATTTACAGGCTCCAACCCTCTCGATAGGCGGGCCTGATCAGGCTGTCGAACTCCTTGGTGCCCTTGACCTGCAATCGCCGGGCGTCCCACTCCAACCTCGGCCCATCGGCCCACACGGCCAGGTTGCCCAGCACCACCATCTCGGTCAGCGGACCGGAGTATTCGGGCATGTTGGAGCGCGCGGGCTTTCCGCCTTTGATCGCTTCCACCCACTCCTGGAAGTGCCCGGGCGAATGCTCGAACTCCATCGGCGGAACGGGGTCGCCGCTCCCGAGTTTCGCATTGAAACCGTACTCACTTTCGGTGTAGAGGATCCCCTTTTCGCAAACGAAGATCGAGCCGTTGGGCGTGTACTTCCAACTCGGGACGAGGTCGGGCGAGGGGCGCTTGCCACCGTCGTACCAGTAGAGCTTGAGCGGGGCGCGGCCCCTAAGCTCGGAGAATTCATAGGTCACGATGGACCAGTTAGGGAAGCTCTCCCGGTTGTTGCCGGAGGTCTGCGCCTGGATGGCGATCGGGTCGCGAAGGTCGAGCGCCATGTACGGCAGGTTCATCTGGTGGCAGCCGATATCGCCGAGAGCGCCCGAACCGAAGTCCCACCAGCCTCGCCAGGCGAAGGGGTGGTAGCCGTTGGCATAGTCGCGGAACGGCGCCGGGCCCAGCCAAACCTCCCAATCCACGTTCCTTGGAATTGACTTCCGCTCAGGTCGAGGGACGCCTTGGGGCCACCAACCGCCACACCGATCGGTCCAGCAGTGGACCTCCTTCACCGCGCCAAGCCCGCCCGACTTCAGGAACGCTGCGGCATTGCGAAGGTCGTCTCGCGCGGTGCCCTGGTTGCCCATTTGAGTGGCAACCTTGTGTTGCCGCGCCAATTGGGCCAGCCTCCGGGCTTCATAGACGGTTCGGGTCAGAGGCTTCTGGCAAAAGACGTGCTTGCCCATTCGCATGGCCATGGCTGAGGCCGCGGCGTGGTTATGGTCCGGGGTGCTGACGGTCACCGCGTCGATGTCTTTTCCCATCCGGTCCAGCATCATTCGGTAGTCCGCGAAAGCGGTGGCGCCGGGGTACTTCTTGACGCCGTCCGACCGGGTGTTGGAGTCCACTTCGGCGAAAGCCACGAGTACGCCGGCGTTGGCCGCATCGGCGGTGTCGCTGCTGCCCTTGCCGCCAATGCCAATGGCCGCGAAGCGGATCTTGTCGCCTTTGGGGATGCCTTGCGGCAGGATGAGAGGGGCCTCGAAGCCCTCGGCAGATGTCGACGACGAGGCACTGGAAGTTTTCGGGAGGGCGATGGCGCCCGCGATAGCCGCTGCAGAGGTGGTCTTGAGGACGTCGCGGCGTGAAGGTTTGTGTGACATGGCTAATCTCGGTAGGGAGGGCTCGCGGAACGCTGAAAGTGGAGTCCTCCGCTAAGTCAGGGAGTTCGACAACGAGATGTCAGAGTCCTTCAAGGTGTTCGGACCCGCTTAGCAAGGTCCCCTTCCTGGGCTGCCCTGTCCCACCTTCCCACCAAGGAGGCCTTGGCCTTATCGCCGCGTACCTCGACGACGCGCACTTCGCCAAGCGCCGTTTCCTCAGTCCAGACCGCCAGCCCCGCGCTGTCCTTGATCGAAGAGAGCCGAAACACCGTGAGCCGGTCGCCCTGCCGGATTCCGTCGAAGGCGCCCACGTCGAGGATCAAGATCTCGCCATCCGCCAAGGCAAGGACCCGGCCCTCGGGCGCCAAGCCCCTGCCCGCAAGCTTCTTGACGACCGACTCCACGGCCTTGCGGCTCGCCTTGCCGAGCATGCTCTGGGACCACTCGGTCTTCGAGATGTCGATGGCGCCGAGCGAGATGCGCCCATTGGCGATCGTGCCGCCGATGAGGGTGGCGCCAGTACTGGATTGCCCGCCTTCACCGTTGGCTGTGGTCACCACGGAGCCGGACTTGACCTCGATCAGACGCACATCGAGCACCACCCGCGCACTGCTGGTGCGGAGTTGGATCCCACCGAGATTGCCAAGGCCGAATGCCCCGCCGATCCGATCATCACGCACCCCGAACTCAGTGGCTTTGACGTACATCAGGTAGTCCGCGCCTAGGAGTTTGCCGGTTGGAGCTGCTGTGCTGGGATCGACGATCCCCTCGCGTGCCAGCCGTTGCTCCCGGAGCACTGCGTCGAGCTGCATGCGCTCGATGACCCGCATTCCGGACTGTCGGAGTCCTGCTGTCAGCATGTCGCCGACGGCGAGGTCCACGTCGTGCCCGCCGCGCGATCCGTCCGCGATTACTGCGACCCGGGCGCCTGGGGGCAGTTGTCGCAAAGCGGGGGCTCTGGAGTCGCCTTGGGTCTCGCCAAGGGCGGAAACCCAAAGAAAGGGAAGCAGCATCACCCAAAAAGGCCGGTTCATGTTCATGGGACACGCTCCGGAGTCATTGTAGCGCAGGAGTTTGCGGGCCAATCTATGCAAGATCGGATGGAATGGAAGGAGGCACAGGCTTGAGGCTGAATGGAATCGCGAGGTTCACCCAAGCCCGGTGTCTGCGACAACCGGATAGCGGTCATTGACCTCTCTGGGGTCAAGAGGACCGAAAGGCACTTGGCTTCAAAAGAAACGCGTCTCCTCTACTGGTATTGGAGGGCTCCCTGGGTAGCGGTCAAGAGCAGGAGGGAGCCTGCGGCTTCGTTTCGGAATTCTGCGCCATTGCAGACTGTGGCATTTTACGGCGAACCACAGGCTGCCGCCAGCGTCCGGAAGGAACCAGTCAATCGCATGAAAGATGAGCCGGTGCTCAATCCTGCCGTCCACGACCCAATCGACTTCGTGATATGCGAGATCGCAGGCGAAGTAAGTCTGGGACTTAGTGCTTCGGGCGATTCTTGCCAGAACGAGATCATGTTCGGGGCTAATCTCCGCATTCAGATAGACCAGCTCAAGGTTGTAGTAGCCCATCTGGAGATGGCCACAACGCAAGACAAGTTTGATGTGATGCCGGTGTCGGTCATGATCTACTCGAACCACAAGCCCGTCCTCCATTCCAGAAGGAACTGCCAGCTGAAGGACATGGTTGGGCAGCCGTCCCTTTAGGCCTTCTATGTGAAGTCGGTAGGCATCGTCAACCGCTCGAAATGACTCAACGTCGTCACAAGTGCTGCAAAAGGCGGGAGTAAAGAACTTCAACACTCCTCCCCTCATCCCTTCAACTCATCATCCCTTCATCTCTCCCACGCTCACCCCTTCCCCCACCACTTCAAGATGAACTGCAGGTAGATCTGGTGGCGGTCGTGGTTCGACATATCGCCGCCCATCCCGTGGCCACCGGTCGGGTCGAGCGCCAGCTCCACCAGCGGCCCCTTGCCGTACTGCAGCAGCTTTTGATACACGTGAACCGTGTCCTGGAAGAGCACGTTCGTATCCTCGATGCCGTGCAGCAGCAGCAGCGGCCCTTTCAAGTTCTTTGCCAGCTTGGTGAGGCTGAACTTGTCAGTGTCTTCCGACTTGCCGTCACGGGTGTTCGTGATGACCGCGCCCGTGTACCAGGTGTTGTAGTTCTGCCACTCCGTGGGTCCTGCGCCGGCGATGCCCAGCGTGAATACATCCGGGGCGGTGTACATACACATCTGCGTCTGGAAGCCACCGAACGACCAGCCGTTGATCCCCACCTTCTTCGTGTCGATGTTGTAGGTCATCTGAAGGTGCTTCACACAGTCTGTCAAGTCTTCAGTTTGCGGCACGCCGGGCTTGTCAAAGTTCGCCATGCCGAAGGCGTTGCCATAGCCCGATTGGCCGCGCGGGTCGATCGTGCAGGTTACATAGCCGAGGGTGTAGGTCAAGTACATCGCGAAGATGTAGGCGGTCGAATTGAACGCGCCATCCATAACGGAGTAGCCCGTTCCGAGAGGTCCGCCGTAGACGTACATGAACAGCGGGCGCGGCTTCGACTTGTCGAAGCCTGGAGGCAGCATCACGTACCCATGGACGGTCTGACCGTTCCGGTTCTTGAAGGTGAAAAGCTCGGGCTTGACCTTGTTGACCGCGTTCCAGGCGTCGTAGCGGTGCGAGGAAGTCAGCTTCGTTTCAGACGTCCGTTTGTCCCTCTGTCTCTCCGTCCCTATCACGTAGGTCTCGTTCGGGCTCGACCAGTTGGCGAAGGTCAAAGCGGCCTTGGTGCCGTCCTTGCTCACCTTTGGGCGGCCGTAGTTTCCTGTCTGAGTGGTCCATTTGGTGAGTGCGCCGGTGGCCATGTCGGCTCGATAGACCTGCATGCGCGCGGGGTCTTCGGCTCCTGCATAGCAGATGAGCTGCTTGCCATCGGGGGTGAGCTGGACAGGATAAAGGTCGAAATCGCCCTTGGTCACCTGGGTGGCGAGGTTGGTGAGCAGGCTGATCTTCCAAGCCTGCCGGTAGCCGCTCTTGTCCAAGAGGCAAACCACTTCCTCGCCGGAAGGCGCAAAGAACGGGTTGCAGAGCCCCGGCGAATCGTGGTCGCCGTCGTCCTTGTCCTTGTAGGCGATCGAGGTCTTCTTCTCCTTCAGGTCTGCCACCACGATCTGCAGGTCGTTGGCATCGCGCTTCCAACCAGCAAAGACGAACTTGGTGGAGTCCTTGGAAAAGGGGTTTTCGCTGATAGAGACCTCCCACCAATCCTCACCGCCGGGCCATTTCCAGACTTCCCAGGGCTTGCCGTCACCCTTGGCGTTCTCCATGGCGTCGTCCGAGATATCGTAGAGGAAGAGGTAGCTTTCTTCAGCGAACTTGTCATCCGCGACGTTCCGGCTGGTCTTTTGCGCCTGCGCGAAGCGGCCCTTGTAGCTGATCCAGTCCACCTGCCGCTCGCTCCCAAGCGTCTTGCCGGCCTGCACCATCATCTTGGTTCCGTCGGGAGAGATCCGGTAGCCGGCAAAAGTCAGGCCGGTTGGCAGCGCCGGGTTAAGCTGCTCGGTCACCGCGCTGTCGAAATTGACACGGTAAACGCCATCGCCCCGGCGGAAGGTGAAGCCATCATCGTTCGGAGTGAACTCGACATTGGATTCCGAGTCGCGCGTCCGCGTGAGCCGCACAGGGCGCTCAGCGCCCAATCGCCACCGATAGATGTCGCCCTTGAACACCATCAGGAACTCGTTGCTTTTGTGCGCCCACTCCACTTCGCTGATGCCCGGATAGCTGGGCAGCGGCTCCTTGCGCTTGGCGGCTTCTTCCTTCTGGTTCTGGACCCACTCCCGCCACTCCATGTCGCCCATCTTGTCGGCTTTGTCCTCGTCCTCGACGTCCTTCTTGTAGCGCTCGATCGCCTTGGCGATGTCTCGATCGTAGGGCTTCATGAACTCCATCGAGGTCATGCGGCGGGGGTTGGCTGACGCCGGCACGGAGCCGGCGGCTACGGGCTTCGAGGTGTCGTAGAGGTAGAGGTCCAGCCCTCCCTTCACCTCATAGGGGTTCCAGAAATAGGCCAGGTAGCGGCCGTCGCTGGACCATGTCAGGCCAGATGCAGTCTTTCCCCAGAAGGACTTTCTGGGAAAGCAGTCGTCGAACTTGAGGTCCGAGTCGATCTGAGGGATCTGGTTCAGAAGAAACGCGGCGGCAAGAAGGGTGACCATAGCTCGTGTGCGTTTTACCGAATCTCTCCCTTTGGCGGCAGGTCCAGAGGTCTTAGGGCAACCAAAGCCCATTGAAGCGGCGTTTCGGACAGGAAATAGAGGTTATCTAGGGATTCCTGTATGTCCCACGAATATATACATATTTACATTGAAAGTCCGGGTGTTTTCAGCAGGTATCGGGCCTGGTCGATGTGATACCGTTGGGGCTGATAGTCCAACTCGGACATTGGGGAATTGAATCCCCCAAAAGGAGAAAAAAGATGAATCGCAACTTCGCGCGCGCCTTGATGGGCGGCGCCCTTCTGACGAGCTTAGCTGCCTCGGCCCTTTCCGCCGTGGCCTTTACGAACTTCGGGCCAGGCTATAGCTACAACCCCAATGTGGGGTGGACAGTAGCAGGTCCCGGTTTCGGGACGGAACAGACCGTCGCAACCCAGTTCACCTCGGCCGCGAGCGGCCTGCTGAGCAATATCAAGATCGCTCTCGAGCACGTCGGCGGCCCCAACGTAGCGCAAGTCACCCTCTATGAAGACAGCGGATCCGATACGCTCGGAAACTGGCTGATCACATGGTGGGGCGACTGGGGTTGGAGGCACTTTGGAGACAATGCCGGCCCGACCACATTGCCAAACCAGTTCACGGTTCCGACGCTGACGCAAGGCGTCAAGTACTGGGTGGAAGCCCGCTATAACGCTCAGGATTCCTGGCACGCTTGGAACTACAACTCAATAGGTGACGTCCGGCGAACCGGCTTCAGCCACGACAACGGCGCAACCTACTTCTACAGCGACGAGACGGCTCCAACATTTGAGATCAACCTCGTTCCAGAGCCCGCGAGCCTGGCGGTTCTGGGATTGGGCGCTCTGGCGTTGATCCGAAGAAGGCGGTAGTCAGTCTGCGCGTCGGCAAATCATGCCGGGCCGCTCCTCCAACGAGCGGCCCGCGCTTCTCACCTACGCTCGCAAACACGCCAACGAGAGAGCTCGCAGGTTCTTTGGCGGTGTAGAGGGAGTGATTTCACATCCCGCGCTGATGATGCACCGGCTCCCGGCTTCGGCTTGGCACTTCCGCGCTTCCGATTGGATCCTCTCCGGCGTTCCGTTCTGCACCACGGACACGGGGTCCACCGAGCCACAGAGGACCTGGTTGGTGGCCAGCAGCCTTGCAGCCGGCGCCATGGACCCCGCCAAATGGTCCACGTCGACGATGTCTGCGCCTGTGGCCACCATGTCCGGCAGGATCTGGGAAGTGTTTCCGCAGATGTGCAGCTTTGCGAGCGCGCCGCAGGCATGAATGTGTTCGATGATCTCACGCTCTCCTTCCCAAAAGTACTTGCGGTAGTGCTCCGGGCTGATCTGCGAGCAGACTGCATCCCCCATCCCAATGGCATCGGCTCCAGCCGCTATTTGAGCTTCGGCAAAGCGCATTGCAAAGTCCACGGCGGTCCGAACGGCGGCCCAGACGGCGTCGGGATGGTCGTAGAGGTCGAGACAGGCTTCGCTTAGGCCGCGGAATAGCGAGACCATAGCGAAGGGCCCCTCGACCCAGCCCACGACGAACTGCTCTGGGGCTCTTTGCCTGAAAAGCTCCACTTGCCGGACTCGTCCGAGCAGTCGGACCTGTCGGAGGTTTTGCGGAGCCGCCACTGACAGAAGCTCTGCCGCAGTGGAGACCAAGGGACGTTCGTTTCTGGGCAGGTCGTCCTCCGGGTAGTCCACCGCCAGCCCGTAGGCCTCGGCCTCACAGTAAGGGTCGGACATCACGCTGACCCAGTCCATGCCAAAGTCCTCGGCAGTTCTGATTACGGCATCGACGTGGGCTTCGGGCGATAGGCAGAAATCGCGGTACTTCACCCCCGCGTGGCGCGCTGCGAAGCGCATGACGATGGGGTGAAAGGGAAGCCGGTTGACGGGGCGGCCGTTGAGGAAGGCCAGCGTTCGGTCCTTGGAACTCAGCGTCTTGCTCATGCCAGCAGGTGCCGGACCTAGCGAGGAATGATCACTTGCCAGGACCCCGGAACTAGGAATTTTGCCAGGATGGGGGCGCCAAATGCTCGGATATGCTCAAGGAAGATTAGCGTAGGCGGGGGGCGCTTTGAAGACGATACTGCATGTTGTTGGTGTGTTCGCTCTCGCCGCAACGGGGGTTGCGGCAACGACATATCGGATTACCGACCTAGGTGATTTGCCGTTTGGTTCCGACCGGAGCCGAGGATATGGACTGAGTTCCACTGGCCAAGTGGCAGGCTATTCTAACTGGGGGGGCTCGAACTATGAGCGGGCGTTTCGCTGGACAGATTCCTCGGCGATGGAGCACCTCGGAGCCTTGCCAGGTGGCAATCATAGCTACGCCTTTGGGGTGAATTCCTCAGGCATCGTTGTCGGACACAGCCAATCGACTGCTGGCAAGAGGGCTTTTAGGTGGGACAGTGCGAACGGGATGTCTGAGTTGTCGGGGCTATTCGGCGGATATGGTTTTGAGGCTATGGCCATCAACAATGCTGGAAGCATTGCTGGAAGTGCGGCAGATGCGTTCAACTACAGAGCCGTGTTGTGGGACTCCTCGGGAGGGGTCCACGACCTTGGGTTTTTGGCGGGAACACAGGGCGGATACGCACAATCGCTAAACGATGTTGGTCAGGTTGTCGGTTACTGCCTTTACCCAACGACCGCCTTCATATGGGATGCAACAAACGGCATGCGCTTTATCTATGGCCCCCCGACTGCGAACGTCGAATCCGTTGCCTACGACATCAACAACTCTGGGCTTACGGTTGGCTATGTTGCGGACCACTCGGACGCTAGAGCTTTCGCATGGACTGAGTCTGGAGGCATCTCTTGGATTGGAGACCTTGGGGGTGACAATCCAACGAGCTACGGTTTCTCGGTGAATGATACAGGCATGGTGGTTGGCCATAGCGCATCATCGTTTGATAGCAAGGCCTTCATTTGGAGTGCTTCTTCAGGCATCAAGGACTTGAACTCGATGATTGATGCATCAACCCCAGGGTGGGAACTCAGGTCGGCGCGAGGTATCAACAATGCGGGTCAGATTACAGGTTACGGAAGCATCAATGGCGTTAACCACGCCTTTCTGGCAACGCCGGTTCCTGAGCTTGGCTCGAATTCGACGCTCTTGGTTGGATTGCTGACGCTCTTGGCTGGAAAGCGCAAATCAGTGCTGCGAGCTTAGCTATATATTGCATACCGGGCGGAACACCTCAAGCAGGTCGAAAACGGCCTGCTTTCGCTCAGCAAGGCTGGCTTCGGGCAAAGGGTGAAATCCGACGTACAGCGCATCGAGTCGCCCGCCCTCGCTCACCCAGCACCGAAGTTTCGGGTGGTTGGCATAGAAGTCCTGAGTGCTAAGGTCCTCGTGCTCGCCGAAATAGAGGATCTTCAGGTCGAGGGGGTTCGTTTCGGGCTTGGGCTTGTAGCAGATCACATAAAGGCAAGGGCCACCAGGGGCTTCGAAGTTGGATAGGCGGCGAATCCCTTCAAACGACACGTTGCCAACGGAAAAGGACAGGGCATCGCTCATAGGAGCATAGTTCGATGGGAAGTGAGGAAAGTCCTGCTTGGTGGGCATTTAGGCATTGGGGGCGTTGGGGCATTGGGGGTTCTTGGGAAGGGCGAAATGTAGCCCCCTCCTTGGTTTTGCGCAGCGAAACTGAGGAGGGGGTTGGGGGTGGAGACCCGTCCAGCCTTCCCAATGCACCAGTGCCCAATGTCCCAA containing:
- a CDS encoding Gfo/Idh/MocA family oxidoreductase codes for the protein MSHKPSRRDVLKTTSAAAIAGAIALPKTSSASSSTSAEGFEAPLILPQGIPKGDKIRFAAIGIGGKGSSDTADAANAGVLVAFAEVDSNTRSDGVKKYPGATAFADYRMMLDRMGKDIDAVTVSTPDHNHAAASAMAMRMGKHVFCQKPLTRTVYEARRLAQLARQHKVATQMGNQGTARDDLRNAAAFLKSGGLGAVKEVHCWTDRCGGWWPQGVPRPERKSIPRNVDWEVWLGPAPFRDYANGYHPFAWRGWWDFGSGALGDIGCHQMNLPYMALDLRDPIAIQAQTSGNNRESFPNWSIVTYEFSELRGRAPLKLYWYDGGKRPSPDLVPSWKYTPNGSIFVCEKGILYTESEYGFNAKLGSGDPVPPMEFEHSPGHFQEWVEAIKGGKPARSNMPEYSGPLTEMVVLGNLAVWADGPRLEWDARRLQVKGTKEFDSLIRPAYREGWSL
- a CDS encoding PEP-CTERM sorting domain-containing protein is translated as MNRNFARALMGGALLTSLAASALSAVAFTNFGPGYSYNPNVGWTVAGPGFGTEQTVATQFTSAASGLLSNIKIALEHVGGPNVAQVTLYEDSGSDTLGNWLITWWGDWGWRHFGDNAGPTTLPNQFTVPTLTQGVKYWVEARYNAQDSWHAWNYNSIGDVRRTGFSHDNGATYFYSDETAPTFEINLVPEPASLAVLGLGALALIRRRR
- a CDS encoding S9 family peptidase; translated protein: MVTLLAAAFLLNQIPQIDSDLKFDDCFPRKSFWGKTASGLTWSSDGRYLAYFWNPYEVKGGLDLYLYDTSKPVAAGSVPASANPRRMTSMEFMKPYDRDIAKAIERYKKDVEDEDKADKMGDMEWREWVQNQKEEAAKRKEPLPSYPGISEVEWAHKSNEFLMVFKGDIYRWRLGAERPVRLTRTRDSESNVEFTPNDDGFTFRRGDGVYRVNFDSAVTEQLNPALPTGLTFAGYRISPDGTKMMVQAGKTLGSERQVDWISYKGRFAQAQKTSRNVADDKFAEESYLFLYDISDDAMENAKGDGKPWEVWKWPGGEDWWEVSISENPFSKDSTKFVFAGWKRDANDLQIVVADLKEKKTSIAYKDKDDGDHDSPGLCNPFFAPSGEEVVCLLDKSGYRQAWKISLLTNLATQVTKGDFDLYPVQLTPDGKQLICYAGAEDPARMQVYRADMATGALTKWTTQTGNYGRPKVSKDGTKAALTFANWSSPNETYVIGTERQRDKRTSETKLTSSHRYDAWNAVNKVKPELFTFKNRNGQTVHGYVMLPPGFDKSKPRPLFMYVYGGPLGTGYSVMDGAFNSTAYIFAMYLTYTLGYVTCTIDPRGQSGYGNAFGMANFDKPGVPQTEDLTDCVKHLQMTYNIDTKKVGINGWSFGGFQTQMCMYTAPDVFTLGIAGAGPTEWQNYNTWYTGAVITNTRDGKSEDTDKFSLTKLAKNLKGPLLLLHGIEDTNVLFQDTVHVYQKLLQYGKGPLVELALDPTGGHGMGGDMSNHDRHQIYLQFILKWWGKG
- a CDS encoding thioredoxin family protein — protein: MENTFTLKIGASAPDFSLPATDGRTYSLGDFAGAAVLVVFFTCNHCPYVLGSDEDTRRIAEKYGVSGVRFVAINSNSRNTYAQDSFEGMVERMREQDFPWPYLRDESQDVARRYGALRTPHFFVFDDSRKLVYTGRAIDNPRDHTQATVHDLERALDQLLEAKPISVPLTNPIGCNVKWDGKEAHWMPAEACDLVEVR
- the ilvE gene encoding branched-chain-amino-acid transaminase, producing MPKIVWLNGTVSPLESATVSAADHAHLYGDGLFEGIRFYSRKIFKFDEHLDRLYHGIAYMGFNMPYPKVQLREIVLDVCKQADLPDGYIRLNVTRGTGLGLDPKHIEQKANVMVMINTLSLYPPELFDKGITVMTSPIRVIPADSLDPRVKCIGRYASNILAKQYANRIGAGDGMMLNHEGYVAEGTGNNLFIVTQGRLRTPHPSSGILKGITRDSVIEFAKEAGIPVSEEMITPYDVFEADEAFFTGTATEIMPINSLDGTPIGCGKPGEVTIELMRRFKAALGSGTPF
- a CDS encoding PEP-CTERM sorting domain-containing protein; this encodes MFKRSLLTMAVSTLALASYAAVIRAPTGVHTNTLGEPYSPLSYTFDQSGLSLGYTPGVTDFDAYMGMSPVHTYVFAGYEWFGPMGTYPGLIVYDLGASYLVDRVALWNEESGGIAELGLFTANLFDLSDSMAGGVHYPTDHTTASSTYGADVFTLAGGARMARYIGFEMSGPNLPAEFDSLSIGEVAVSVVPEPASMAFLAIGVAGLALRKRR
- a CDS encoding exo-alpha-sialidase encodes the protein MLPILFAGLILGMPSKQEASVVDIAPSIARAKEPQGAFLADGRLAVTFASPEGLWFTVQSAGKSGFDSPVLIKKESRMMAGMRRGPRIATAGKDLVITATFPNPAGGEDLCAFRSADQGKTWQGPFRVNDVPGCTPEGLHGMSSLSGGRVACVWLDNRNKTTELYYSESANAGRTWSKNRLLYASPDGTICECCHPSISASGDGALAMFRNWLGGNRDMYALEVPRSPAGPVKASKLGVGSWPLKACPMDGGAIARVGARQVSIWRREGTVYLAGSGASEVTLGPGFQPWIASHEGVAWAVWIERRNGPLFLQGISAQGHPLGIRRHLANSADDPMAVVSPKGRLAVLWNEATGPKAVIHDAKSQSTMRTPQP
- a CDS encoding uroporphyrinogen decarboxylase family protein, which produces MSKTLSSKDRTLAFLNGRPVNRLPFHPIVMRFAARHAGVKYRDFCLSPEAHVDAVIRTAEDFGMDWVSVMSDPYCEAEAYGLAVDYPEDDLPRNERPLVSTAAELLSVAAPQNLRQVRLLGRVRQVELFRQRAPEQFVVGWVEGPFAMVSLFRGLSEACLDLYDHPDAVWAAVRTAVDFAMRFAEAQIAAGADAIGMGDAVCSQISPEHYRKYFWEGEREIIEHIHACGALAKLHICGNTSQILPDMVATGADIVDVDHLAGSMAPAARLLATNQVLCGSVDPVSVVQNGTPERIQSEARKCQAEAGSRCIISAGCEITPSTPPKNLRALSLACLRA